Proteins encoded within one genomic window of Pongo pygmaeus isolate AG05252 chromosome 4, NHGRI_mPonPyg2-v2.0_pri, whole genome shotgun sequence:
- the LOX gene encoding protein-lysine 6-oxidase, with the protein MRFAWTVLLLGPLQLCALVHCAPPAAGQQQPQREPPAAPGAWRQQIQWENNGQVFSLLSLGSQYQPQRRRDPGAAVPGAANASAQQPRTPILLIRDNRTAAARARTAGSSGVTAGRPRPTARHWFQAGYSTSTAREAGASHAENQTALGDVPALSNLQPPSRVDGMVGDDPYNPYKYSDDNPYYNYYDTYERPRPGGRYRPGYGTGYFQYGLPDLVADPYYIQASTYVQKMSMYNLRCAAEENCLASTAYRADVRDYDHRVLLRFPQRVKNQGTSDFLPSRPRYSWEWHSCHQHYHSMDEFSHYDLLDANTQRRVAEGHKASFCLEDTSCDYGYHRRFACTAHTQGLSPGCYDTYGADIDCQWIDITDVKPGNYILKVSVNPSYLVPESDYTNNVVRCDIRYTGHHAYASGCTISPY; encoded by the exons ATGCGCTTCGCCTGGACCGTGCTCCTGCTCGGGCCTTTGCAGCTCTGCGCGCTAGTGCACTGCGCCCCGCCCGCCGCCGGCCAACAGCAGCCCCAGCGCGAGCCGCCGGCGGCTCCGGGCGCCTGGCGCCAGCAGATCCAATGGGAGAACAACGGGCAGGTGTTCAGCTTGCTGAGCCTGGGCTCACAGTACCAGCCTCAGCGCCGCCGGGACCCGGGCGCCGCCGTCCCTGGTGCAGCCAACGCCTCCGCCCAGCAGCCCCGCACTCCGATCCTGCTGATCCGCGACAACCGCACCGCCGCGGCGCGAGCGCGGACGGCCGGCTCATCTGGAGTCACCGCCGGCCGCCCCAGGCCCACCGCCCGCCACTGGTTCCAAGCTGGCTACTCGACATCTACAGCCCGCGAAGCTGGCGCCTCGCACGCGGAGAACCAGACAGCGCTGGGAGATGTCCCTGCGCTCAGTAACCTGCAGCCGCCCAGCCGCGTGGACGGCATGGTGGGCGACGACCCGTACAACCCCTACAAGTACTCTGACGACAACCCTTATTACAACTACTACGATACTTATGAAAGGCCCAGACCTGGGGGCAGGTACCGGCCCGGATACGGCACTGGCTACTTCCAGTACG GTCTCCCAGACCTGGTGGCCGACCCCTACTACATCCAGGCGTCCACGTACGTGCAGAAGATGTCCATGTACAACCTGAGATGCGCGGCGGAGGAAAACTGTCTGGCCAG TACAGCATACAGGGCAGATGTCAGAGATTATGATCACAGGGTGCTGCTCAGATTTCCCCAAAGAGTGAAGAACCAAGGGACATCAGATTTCTTACCCAGCCGACCAAGATATTCCTGGGAATGGCACAGTTGTCATCA ACATTACCACAGTATGGATGAGTTTAGCCACTATGACCTGCTTGATGCCAATACCCAGAGAAGAGTGGCTGAAGGCCACAAAGCAAGTTTCTGTCTTGAAGACACATCCTGTGACTATGGCTACCACAGGCGATTTGCATGTACTGCACACACACAG ggaTTGAGTCCTGGCTGTTATGATACCTATGGTGCAGACATAGACTGCCAGTGGATTGATATTACAGATGTAAAACCTGGAAACTATATCCTAAAG GTCAGTGTAAACCCCAGCTACCTGGTTCCTGAATCTGACTATACCAACAATGTTGTGCGCTGTGACATTCGCTACACAGGACATCATGCGTATGCCTCAGGCTGCACAATTTCACC